A single window of Rhodamnia argentea isolate NSW1041297 chromosome 5, ASM2092103v1, whole genome shotgun sequence DNA harbors:
- the LOC125315154 gene encoding delta-1-pyrroline-5-carboxylate synthase-like, which produces MDGFCFHLFLERAFTLCDSFADLQKPQVELDGKACAAVGQSSLMALYDTLFSQLDVTSAQLLVTDHDFKSIDFRMQLNETVQSLLSLTVVPIFNENDAVSTGKAPYEDSSGIFWDNDSLAALLALELKADLLILLSDVEGLYSGPPSDPKSRLIRTYIKERHHGEITFGDKSRVGRGGMTAKVNAAVNAAQAGIPVVITSGYAPENILKVLQGEDIGTFFHEDAHLRVQSQDVSAREMAVAARESSRNLQVEFLALWFRL; this is translated from the exons ATGGATGGATTTTGCTTTCATCT GTTCTTAGAGCGGGCGTTCACTTTGTGTGACAGCTTCGCTGATCTCCAGAAGCCACAGGTTGAACTTGATGGGAAGGCTTGTGCAGCTGTCGGACAGAGTAGTCTTATGGCCTTGTATGATACCTTATTCAGCCAG TTGGATGTTACATCAGCTCAGCTTCTTGTGACAGATCATGACTTTAAGAGTATAGACTTCAGGATGCAACTCAATGAGACTGTGCAATCGTTGTTGTCTCTCACAGTTGTTCCCATCTTTAATGAGAATGATGCAGTCAGTACGGGGAAAGCTCCATATGAG GATTCGTCTGGCATATTCTGGGATAATGACAGCTTGGCAGCACTGCTTGCTTTGGAGCTCAAAGCTGATCTTCTTATATTACTCAGTGATGTTGAGGGTCTTTATAGTGGCCCGCCTAGTGATCCGAAGTCCCGATTAATTCGCACATACATCAAGGAACGGCATCATGGTGAAATCACCTTTGGAGATAAATCTCGTGTAGGGAGAGGTGGTATGACTGCGAAAGTTAATGCTGCTGTTAATGCAGCACAGGCTGGAATCCCTGTGGTCATTACCAG TGGGTATGCTCCTGAAAATATCCTTAAGGTTCTTCAAGGAGAGGATATTGGTACTTTCTTTCATGAGGATGCACATTTGCGGGTACAAAGCCAAGACGTCAGTGCAAGGGAAATGGCTGTTGCAGCCAGAGAAAGTTCACGGAACCTTCAGGTGGAATTCTTAGCTTTGTGGTTTAGATTGTGA